In one window of Tachypleus tridentatus isolate NWPU-2018 chromosome 2, ASM421037v1, whole genome shotgun sequence DNA:
- the LOC143244798 gene encoding isochorismatase domain-containing protein 2-like, with protein MASACKIGRLFSSETSLFLCDMQEKFRQTIQYFPQIVTVASRVLNAAKFLDMPVIVTEQYPKGLGPSVPELGLQNYPDIKPIAKTQFSMMTSEVESFLKSQKQEIKSVVLCGIETHVCVQGTALSLLEKGFDVHVVVDACSSRSMVDRMFGFERIKASGAWLTTSESVILGLVGDAAHPKFKEVQKIIWDSAPDTGLLTLLPGKKEY; from the exons ATGGCGTCTGCTTGTAAGATTGGACGGCTCTTTAGTAGCGAAACATCTCTGTTTCTTTGCGATATGCAGGAGAAATTTCGTCAAACTATTCAATATTTTCCTCAGATCGTTACTGTTGCATCAAGAGTTCTAAATGCTGCTAAGTTTTTGGACATGCCAGTTATTGTAACTGAACAGTATCCTAAAG GTCTTGGACCATCTGTTCCTGAACTAGGATTACAAAACTATCCTGACATAAAGCCAATTGCCAAGACCCAATTCTCTATGATGACCTCAGAAGTGGAATCATTTCTGAAGTctcagaaacaagaaataaaatctgttgttttgtGTGGAATAGAAACCCATGTATGTGTTCAAGGCACTGCACTGTCATTGCTGGAGAAAGGTTTTGATGTGCATGTTGTGGTCGATGCTTGTTCTTCTCGAAGTATGGTTGACAg AATGTTTGGCTTTGAGAGGATTAAAGCTAGTGGAGCATGGTTAACTACAAGTGAAAGTGTAATCCTGGGGCTGGTTGGAGATGCTGCCCATCCCAAGTTTAAGGAGGTGCAAAAAATTATTTGGGACTCTGCTCCTGATACAGGTTTGCTAACACTTTTGCCTGGAAAGAAAGAGTACTAA